A window of the Butyricimonas virosa genome harbors these coding sequences:
- a CDS encoding Wzz/FepE/Etk N-terminal domain-containing protein, whose translation MEQEVKQANQMPQEEEIDLVEVVQKLWKNRKLILKITVVFMVLGVLVALFSPKEYTAGCTMVPQSGDKKVGGNLSGLASMVGINLGGASGGEVLSPTIYPKIVSSIPFKKDLMATPLKFEEYDQPITLLDYYTKDEYQKFSLGGTIVKYTIGLPGVIINAIRGEDTTMISAGQGSAIQSLSKDEKKMSEMLNDMISLNVNDKDGYVQLSASLGEPLAVAQLAERAQELLQTYITDFKIEKVKSNLTFVEQQYDAAKKRYEKMQDSLARFRDANKSFSSAVAKTQEEALTNEYNLAYSVYSELAKQMEQAKIAVNETTPILTIVEPVVVPIERSKPKRGLICVLFTFLGGFAGVGTVLALPFVANIFGNDKLKRFIKE comes from the coding sequence ATGGAACAGGAAGTAAAGCAGGCAAATCAGATGCCACAGGAGGAAGAAATTGATTTGGTTGAGGTGGTCCAAAAGCTATGGAAAAACCGGAAACTGATACTGAAGATTACAGTCGTGTTTATGGTACTAGGGGTATTAGTTGCCCTGTTTAGTCCGAAAGAATATACTGCCGGATGTACGATGGTCCCTCAATCCGGGGATAAGAAAGTCGGTGGAAATTTGAGTGGACTGGCCTCTATGGTCGGGATTAATTTAGGTGGGGCTTCTGGTGGTGAAGTTTTATCTCCGACAATTTATCCTAAAATTGTGTCAAGTATTCCTTTTAAGAAGGATTTGATGGCAACCCCGTTAAAGTTTGAAGAGTATGATCAACCGATCACGTTGTTGGATTATTATACAAAGGATGAATACCAAAAATTTAGTTTAGGAGGAACAATTGTAAAATACACGATTGGTTTACCGGGAGTGATCATAAATGCAATCCGGGGAGAAGATACGACTATGATTTCTGCGGGTCAAGGGAGTGCGATACAGTCTCTTTCAAAAGATGAGAAGAAAATGTCAGAGATGTTGAATGATATGATTTCTTTGAACGTGAATGATAAAGACGGTTATGTACAGTTGTCTGCGTCCTTGGGAGAACCTTTGGCTGTAGCTCAGTTGGCAGAACGGGCTCAAGAGTTGTTACAGACTTATATTACGGATTTCAAAATCGAGAAGGTGAAGTCAAATTTGACATTCGTGGAGCAACAATATGATGCTGCAAAAAAACGTTACGAGAAGATGCAGGATAGTTTGGCTCGTTTCAGAGATGCGAACAAGAGTTTTTCTTCTGCCGTGGCCAAGACTCAAGAGGAGGCTTTAACGAACGAGTATAATCTTGCTTATAGCGTGTATTCCGAGTTGGCAAAACAGATGGAACAGGCTAAGATTGCTGTGAATGAAACTACACCGATTTTGACGATCGTGGAACCGGTTGTAGTTCCGATTGAACGTTCTAAACCTAAAAGGGGATTGATTTGCGTGTTGTTTACGTTCTTGGGAGGCTTTGCTGGAGTGGGTACGGTTCTGGCATTACCTTTTGTGGCTAATATTTTTGGAAATGATAAATTGAAACGGTTTATAAAAGAATAA
- a CDS encoding SLBB domain-containing protein has translation MRFLIFVVLMLGVTGIACAQMTDAQVIEAVKSAQAQGKSQDEIILMLSQKGVTKEQVLRIKENYERENSGKQGGLTQENRERIETISLENRDVVLVTEGNKNSIFGRNLFSNKNLTFEPSLNIPTPENYVLGPGDEVIIDIWGNSEATVRQVISPEGSINVSNIGPIYLNGKRIQEASSYLKTMFSRIYSDLASENPSTFLKVSLGQIRSIQVNVMGEIVMPGTYMLPSLATVFHALYAAGGVNNVGTLRDVVLYRNGKAFKHVDVYDYIMNGNNSFDITLQDGDLINVGTYEKIVTVAGKVKRPMRYEMKGEESLSKLLEYAGGFTSDAYKKNVNVSRKGDSEFQIYTVNNEDFVDFTLADGDSVMIDPIISRYENRVSVTGAVYRPGNYAINNSIKTVKDLINVVEGPREDAFLNRTILYREKEDLSQEMLAVDLGKLLRGEIDDIPLKKNDRLYVPSATELRGDYVIDILGEVKNPRKYPFVDNMTLEDAVLQAGGLLESASMVRVDVSRRIKAPNSTEEAPVEAELFTFALKDGLVVEGDPGFILEPFDEIKVRRSPGYSEQQNVVVRGEVLYPGVYAKRSSNDRLSDLVKRAGGVTSKAYVKGARLLRRMNADELERVKSAMQLAKYSRRDSVVIDSMSFEQVYYVGIDLKDALENPGGESDLILREGDVLQVSNYVNTVKIRGAVMYPNAVTYFKKMKYKDYIENAGGYSVDAKKRKAYVLYPNGTLAVCKGNRTKIEPGSEIIVPLKSVNKNRMGLPEILSLASSTTSIAAMVTAILNNTK, from the coding sequence ATGAGATTTTTAATTTTTGTTGTACTTATGCTTGGCGTCACGGGAATTGCTTGTGCGCAGATGACCGATGCACAAGTTATTGAAGCCGTGAAGTCCGCACAGGCTCAAGGGAAAAGTCAAGACGAGATTATTTTGATGTTATCGCAAAAAGGCGTCACGAAAGAACAGGTATTGAGAATCAAGGAGAATTACGAGAGAGAGAATTCTGGAAAGCAGGGAGGTTTGACTCAAGAAAATAGAGAGCGTATTGAGACTATCTCGTTAGAGAATCGAGATGTAGTGTTGGTTACAGAAGGGAATAAAAATAGTATTTTCGGGCGAAATTTGTTTAGTAATAAAAATTTAACTTTTGAACCAAGTTTGAATATTCCTACACCGGAGAATTATGTGTTAGGACCAGGAGACGAGGTTATCATTGATATATGGGGAAATTCGGAAGCGACTGTTCGGCAGGTGATTTCTCCAGAAGGAAGTATAAACGTATCGAATATCGGACCGATTTATTTGAATGGAAAACGGATTCAAGAGGCATCTTCTTATTTGAAAACGATGTTTAGTCGTATATATTCAGATTTAGCGTCGGAAAATCCATCAACATTTTTGAAAGTGTCATTGGGACAAATTCGAAGTATTCAGGTGAACGTGATGGGGGAGATTGTCATGCCCGGGACCTATATGTTACCTTCTTTGGCAACGGTGTTTCACGCATTGTATGCGGCAGGAGGTGTGAATAACGTGGGAACTTTGCGTGATGTCGTGTTGTATCGGAATGGAAAAGCCTTTAAGCACGTGGATGTTTATGATTATATCATGAATGGTAATAATAGTTTTGATATTACTTTACAGGATGGTGATTTGATTAACGTGGGTACTTACGAGAAAATTGTCACCGTGGCTGGTAAAGTGAAACGTCCGATGCGTTACGAGATGAAGGGAGAGGAGAGTCTGAGTAAATTATTGGAGTATGCTGGGGGATTTACTAGTGATGCTTACAAAAAGAATGTAAATGTGAGCCGTAAGGGAGACTCCGAGTTTCAAATATATACAGTAAATAACGAGGATTTTGTTGACTTTACGTTGGCTGATGGTGATTCTGTTATGATTGATCCGATCATAAGTCGGTACGAAAATCGGGTATCCGTGACTGGGGCGGTATATCGGCCGGGAAATTATGCGATAAATAATTCCATCAAGACGGTGAAGGATTTGATAAATGTAGTGGAAGGGCCTCGGGAAGATGCCTTTTTAAATAGAACGATTTTATATCGAGAGAAAGAGGATTTAAGTCAAGAAATGCTTGCGGTTGATTTGGGAAAATTGTTAAGAGGTGAGATTGACGATATCCCATTGAAAAAGAATGACCGCTTGTATGTGCCTTCTGCAACTGAATTGCGGGGAGATTACGTGATTGATATTCTAGGAGAGGTAAAGAATCCTCGGAAATATCCTTTTGTGGATAACATGACGTTGGAAGATGCCGTTCTTCAGGCTGGAGGGTTGTTGGAATCGGCTTCGATGGTTCGGGTGGATGTTTCTCGGAGAATTAAGGCTCCTAATAGTACGGAGGAAGCGCCGGTAGAGGCTGAATTGTTCACATTTGCTTTGAAGGATGGCTTGGTGGTAGAGGGAGATCCTGGATTTATCCTTGAGCCTTTTGATGAGATAAAGGTGCGTCGTTCTCCGGGATACAGCGAACAACAGAATGTTGTGGTGAGGGGGGAGGTACTTTACCCGGGAGTGTATGCCAAACGTTCATCAAATGATCGTCTTTCGGATCTGGTAAAGCGGGCTGGTGGTGTGACTTCTAAAGCTTACGTGAAAGGTGCCCGCTTGTTGCGTCGTATGAATGCAGATGAGTTGGAAAGAGTGAAGTCTGCAATGCAGTTGGCTAAATATTCAAGACGTGATTCAGTTGTTATTGATAGTATGTCGTTTGAACAGGTATATTATGTCGGTATTGACCTGAAAGATGCGTTAGAGAATCCAGGAGGGGAATCTGATTTGATCCTTCGGGAAGGAGATGTGTTACAAGTTTCTAATTATGTGAATACTGTTAAGATTAGGGGGGCTGTGATGTATCCTAATGCTGTGACATATTTCAAGAAAATGAAGTATAAGGATTATATAGAAAATGCGGGAGGATACAGTGTTGATGCGAAAAAACGAAAGGCTTACGTGTTGTACCCGAACGGAACACTAGCTGTTTGTAAGGGAAATCGTACAAAGATAGAGCCGGGAAGCGAGATTATTGTTCCGTTGAAATCCGTGAACAAGAATCGGATGGGGTTGCCGGAAATTTTGAGTCTGGCATCATCAACGACCTCGATAGCGGCAATGGTTACTGCAATTCTTAACAACACGAAATAG
- a CDS encoding UDP-GlcNAc--UDP-phosphate GlcNAc-1-phosphate transferase gives MINWIYGFVLLLLFVLENIYFKIAKRYNILDVPNVRSSHHTITLRGGGVIFYLGVLVHGLIFDFFAPWFLCGVTLVALVSFIDDMHPLSAKVRLLFQTFSLLLLLLQLGVHEVSWGYVVVALFVGLAILNIYNFMDGINGITGGYSLVAMLALWGINAFVFPIAPAGFIPVVILSLLVFNFYNFRSHAKCFSGDVGAISMAFIILFLLGGFIIHTGHVSALVFLAVYGVDGVLTIIHRILLKENIGQPHRKHLYQLLANEGKFAHLPVSLIYMGVQAVVNLGYLLVLVYTPGYTLIYFIISIVVLVVVYLPLRRKFYALREQI, from the coding sequence ATGATAAATTGGATCTATGGATTTGTTCTCCTGCTTCTTTTCGTGCTGGAGAACATTTATTTTAAGATTGCCAAGAGATATAATATTTTGGATGTTCCTAATGTAAGGAGTTCTCATCATACAATTACCCTACGAGGAGGTGGGGTGATTTTTTATTTAGGGGTACTTGTGCATGGATTGATCTTTGATTTTTTTGCACCTTGGTTTTTATGCGGAGTGACGTTGGTGGCTTTGGTGAGTTTTATTGATGATATGCACCCGCTTTCTGCAAAGGTTCGTCTTTTGTTCCAGACCTTTTCTTTGTTATTGTTGCTGTTACAGCTAGGGGTTCATGAGGTTTCGTGGGGATACGTGGTTGTGGCTTTGTTCGTCGGGTTGGCCATACTCAATATATATAATTTCATGGATGGTATAAACGGTATTACCGGAGGATATAGTCTGGTTGCCATGTTGGCGTTATGGGGGATCAATGCATTTGTTTTCCCGATAGCGCCGGCGGGGTTTATTCCTGTGGTAATACTGTCATTGCTAGTGTTTAATTTTTATAATTTTCGTTCTCATGCCAAATGTTTTTCCGGGGATGTGGGAGCAATATCAATGGCTTTTATTATACTCTTTTTGTTGGGTGGCTTTATAATACATACCGGTCACGTGTCAGCATTAGTGTTTTTGGCGGTTTATGGAGTGGATGGTGTGCTGACTATTATACATCGTATCTTGTTGAAAGAGAACATTGGTCAACCTCACCGGAAGCATTTATACCAGTTGTTAGCCAACGAGGGAAAGTTTGCTCATTTGCCTGTTTCTTTGATCTACATGGGTGTACAGGCTGTTGTTAATTTGGGGTATTTGTTGGTGTTGGTGTATACTCCAGGGTATACATTGATTTATTTTATTATTTCTATAGTGGTGCTGGTGGTTGTTTATTTACCTTTGAGACGTAAATTTTATGCGTTACGAGAGCAAATATGA
- a CDS encoding NAD-dependent epimerase/dehydratase family protein has translation MKRILIIGGDSFIAGQFIKKYVSTDSITCYSRRPTGYEKEIVVKAFRDMPVEAFSGFDAVINFAAIVHRPELKDQELYDDVNYRMACLLAQKAKQAGVRQFVQMSTIAVFGSASRISETTPERPQTYYGSSKLKADKELVAMNDREFKAAIIRPPMAYGGGMAPGNMLRLIRLVNKHIPLPFGSARNSRDFINVKNLVEFIHLAVEKEVEGVFYPTDKVPYSTRNVVEEISRQLGVHTINLPSPSIFLKLIEKVRPDLYQKLWGDVVIDRQLALSAIGYEPRYTLEDGIREMVESFKRQK, from the coding sequence ATGAAAAGAATATTGATTATTGGAGGAGATAGTTTTATTGCCGGGCAATTTATAAAGAAATATGTATCAACGGATTCTATCACGTGTTACAGTCGCAGGCCGACTGGGTACGAGAAAGAGATTGTTGTGAAAGCATTTCGAGATATGCCTGTTGAAGCATTTTCAGGGTTTGATGCGGTAATAAATTTTGCAGCTATCGTACATCGTCCGGAATTGAAAGACCAAGAGCTTTATGATGATGTGAATTATCGGATGGCTTGTTTATTAGCTCAGAAAGCAAAACAGGCAGGGGTACGTCAGTTCGTGCAGATGAGTACGATTGCCGTGTTCGGTAGTGCCAGTCGAATTTCTGAGACAACACCGGAAAGACCACAGACTTATTACGGGAGTTCTAAGCTTAAAGCAGATAAAGAGTTAGTTGCAATGAACGACCGGGAATTTAAGGCCGCAATTATTCGTCCGCCGATGGCATACGGGGGGGGGATGGCTCCGGGTAATATGTTGCGTTTGATTCGTTTGGTAAATAAACATATTCCGCTGCCTTTCGGTTCTGCCCGGAATAGTCGTGATTTTATTAATGTAAAAAATTTGGTTGAGTTTATTCATTTAGCCGTAGAGAAAGAGGTTGAGGGAGTATTCTATCCGACGGATAAAGTTCCTTATTCTACGCGTAACGTGGTCGAGGAAATTTCTCGTCAATTGGGAGTACACACGATAAATCTACCTTCTCCATCTATATTCTTGAAACTGATAGAGAAGGTTCGTCCTGATCTTTATCAGAAACTCTGGGGAGATGTGGTTATTGATCGTCAGTTAGCATTAAGCGCTATCGGTTACGAGCCTCGTTACACTTTGGAGGATGGAATTCGAGAGATGGTTGAATCGTTTAAGCGACAGAAATGA
- a CDS encoding aminotransferase class I/II-fold pyridoxal phosphate-dependent enzyme, translating into MQAIILAAGMGKRLGELTQNNTKCMVKVNGVTLIDRLMTQLSELSLKKIIIVIGYQGEKLRSYLGENYLNTKIEYIYNPIYDKTNNIYSLALAKESLQEDDSLLIESDLIFDDSLFRKIIDNPYPDITLVDKYESWMDGTMVTLDEENNIENFVSKKAFKYSDVHNYYKTVNIYKFSKEFSKHKYVPFLDAYCKALGHNEYYEQVLKVISRLDDTHLKALPLNGEKWYEIDDIQDLDIAETIFACDEDQLIKYQSRYGGYWRFPSLLDFCYLVNPYFPPKKMIEELKANFDILLTEYPSGMKINSLLAGKYFGIKSDYTCIGNGAAELIKSLMEKLDGKIGVIFPTFEEYPNRKKQEELVTYIPENHNFSYTAKDIMNYFAEKDIQTLLLINPDNPSGNFIPAEEVLELVEWTKKKNIRFIVDESFVDFSEGYPKNSLLHNKTLNDHSHLVVIKSISKSFGVPGLRLGILASSDKELITWMKKDISIWNINSFAEFYMQIFGKYEQDYSNACSKFITERKRFLSELQQIDFLRVIPSQANYFLCEIVKKYTSKELTRLLLKHYNILIKDCSTKSAFNSSNYIRIAIRDTNDNNTLINALKNFK; encoded by the coding sequence ATGCAAGCAATTATTCTAGCAGCAGGAATGGGAAAAAGACTTGGCGAACTAACCCAAAATAACACGAAATGCATGGTTAAAGTTAACGGTGTTACTTTAATCGATCGCTTAATGACTCAACTCTCCGAATTGAGTTTAAAGAAAATCATCATCGTCATTGGGTATCAAGGGGAAAAACTACGTTCTTATTTAGGTGAGAATTATTTAAACACAAAAATAGAATACATCTACAATCCTATATACGATAAGACCAACAATATATATTCACTTGCATTAGCCAAAGAATCATTACAAGAAGATGATTCTCTTTTAATTGAATCTGATTTAATATTTGATGATTCATTGTTCAGAAAAATAATTGATAATCCATATCCTGATATTACATTGGTAGACAAATATGAATCTTGGATGGATGGTACAATGGTCACGCTGGATGAAGAAAATAATATTGAAAATTTTGTCTCCAAAAAAGCATTTAAATATTCAGATGTACATAATTATTACAAAACTGTCAATATCTACAAATTCAGCAAAGAGTTCTCAAAACACAAATATGTTCCCTTTCTAGACGCCTATTGCAAAGCTTTAGGACACAATGAATATTACGAACAAGTCCTAAAAGTCATCTCTCGTCTAGACGACACTCATTTAAAAGCATTACCATTAAACGGGGAAAAATGGTATGAAATTGACGATATCCAAGATTTAGACATTGCAGAAACAATTTTCGCATGCGATGAAGATCAACTAATAAAATATCAGTCTAGATACGGTGGATATTGGAGATTTCCATCATTACTGGACTTTTGTTATTTAGTGAATCCATATTTCCCGCCCAAAAAGATGATAGAAGAATTAAAGGCCAATTTTGACATATTATTGACCGAATATCCTTCTGGGATGAAAATAAACTCCTTACTAGCCGGAAAATACTTTGGTATAAAAAGTGATTACACATGCATCGGGAATGGAGCCGCTGAACTAATAAAAAGTCTAATGGAGAAATTAGATGGAAAAATCGGAGTTATATTCCCCACGTTTGAAGAATATCCCAACCGGAAAAAGCAAGAAGAACTTGTTACCTATATTCCAGAAAATCATAATTTTTCCTATACGGCAAAAGACATTATGAATTATTTTGCTGAAAAAGATATTCAAACACTACTATTAATAAATCCGGACAACCCTTCCGGCAATTTTATTCCAGCAGAAGAAGTGTTAGAACTCGTTGAATGGACAAAGAAAAAGAATATTCGATTCATCGTAGACGAATCTTTTGTTGATTTTTCCGAAGGTTATCCCAAGAATTCATTATTGCATAATAAAACATTAAACGACCATAGCCATTTAGTTGTCATAAAAAGCATTTCAAAATCATTTGGGGTTCCCGGACTCAGATTAGGCATACTGGCATCTAGTGATAAAGAATTAATTACATGGATGAAAAAAGATATTTCCATTTGGAATATCAACTCATTTGCAGAATTCTATATGCAAATTTTCGGCAAATACGAACAAGACTATTCAAACGCTTGTTCAAAATTTATCACCGAAAGGAAACGTTTTCTATCTGAATTACAACAAATAGATTTCTTACGAGTCATCCCATCGCAAGCTAATTACTTTTTATGCGAAATTGTAAAAAAATATACATCAAAAGAATTAACCAGATTACTATTAAAACACTACAATATATTAATCAAGGATTGTAGTACCAAATCAGCCTTTAATTCTTCCAATTATATACGTATTGCAATTCGGGACACGAATGATAACAACACATTAATAAATGCCTTAAAAAATTTCAAGTAG
- a CDS encoding Wzz/FepE/Etk N-terminal domain-containing protein has protein sequence MQEFDVTDLIRLLWKRKSFILKTTLICLCLGVLVVLLSHKQYTSVSTFIPQKPRTNSDQRALDAYLQKENPNIYETNEILNANLYPQVVENISFRKKIIYMPVCEGHNGEKISLVEYLSSNKYRPFHLGQWIRKYTIDLPATIRMANGEDTVNENTGKDTSLITLSRREKQAIDMLQKGVTLWIGEDNALLNVTTEDPLITARLAQNILSLLKEEVTNYRSTKIEEQWAFLKQQQEIAIQELESKRKEMTNLQTTQHSFPTQNIDITKSFLLAEYQQIFNNYQNLNQRLERLKLKKQDTTPVFTMLEEIYVPYQASNTKQGIIITAFVALGLFLGMVLVITLPYIAEITRSKFLIHHFPVKEDQEKDVK, from the coding sequence ATGCAAGAATTTGATGTAACGGATTTGATCCGATTATTATGGAAAAGAAAATCTTTTATTCTAAAAACTACGCTTATATGTTTATGTCTTGGCGTATTGGTAGTGTTATTGAGTCATAAACAATATACTTCCGTTTCCACTTTTATTCCCCAAAAACCACGAACAAACTCAGATCAAAGAGCATTAGATGCTTATTTACAAAAAGAAAATCCAAATATCTACGAAACAAATGAAATCCTGAACGCCAACTTGTACCCACAAGTAGTAGAGAATATTTCTTTTCGAAAAAAAATTATATACATGCCAGTTTGTGAGGGTCACAACGGAGAAAAAATCAGTTTAGTCGAATATCTAAGTTCCAATAAGTATCGTCCTTTTCATCTAGGACAATGGATCAGGAAATATACGATAGATTTGCCTGCAACGATCCGAATGGCAAACGGGGAAGATACTGTAAACGAAAATACGGGGAAGGATACTTCTTTAATTACATTATCACGGAGAGAAAAACAGGCCATTGATATGTTGCAAAAAGGAGTTACTTTATGGATCGGAGAGGATAACGCTTTATTAAACGTAACTACAGAAGACCCATTGATTACGGCTCGTCTAGCTCAGAATATACTATCGTTGCTAAAAGAAGAAGTAACAAATTACCGTTCTACAAAAATTGAAGAACAATGGGCATTTTTAAAACAGCAGCAGGAAATTGCCATACAAGAACTAGAATCCAAACGAAAGGAAATGACAAACTTACAAACTACACAACATTCCTTTCCTACTCAGAATATAGATATAACAAAAAGTTTTCTTTTAGCTGAATATCAACAGATTTTCAATAATTACCAAAATCTAAATCAAAGACTAGAAAGATTAAAATTAAAAAAACAAGATACGACTCCGGTATTTACTATGTTAGAAGAAATTTACGTACCTTATCAAGCATCAAATACTAAACAAGGTATTATTATAACCGCTTTCGTTGCACTAGGACTATTCCTCGGAATGGTATTAGTGATTACATTGCCTTATATAGCAGAAATAACTCGAAGTAAATTTCTAATACATCATTTTCCAGTCAAAGAAGATCAAGAAAAAGATGTTAAATAA
- a CDS encoding flippase, protein MLNKRLISNPLIENFLSLTILQGINYLLPLITIPYLYNHLGVERYGLVNFAISFIQYFLIVTDFGFGLSGTRYIAENRDHKEAIDTYVNSATFSRIGICIISFAVLLICLFLIPPLRQEKVFFLLFFGQVIGNIMSPYWFFQGMEQMRFITMMTVITKILSLTPLFFVVKDSVDYFYIPICYSVGSIGSGIICLYLMKKQFGVNFFFPKIKNIVIVTKDSANYFLSRISVSMFTNTNTFVLGLVLGNTIVGYYSLADKVYQALTGIYQPLVAAIFPYMTKNKRITLFKKIFIWSNLANICLVVIVALGISDIMHLLFRNVDESSVKVMHIFLFACLVALPNTLLGYPFLAALGHPNFTNYSLVGVSLMHIVIIVCLWTCGWISIYSVAWVVVITETSLLFIRAWGGYKYQLYGQSIIKKQ, encoded by the coding sequence ATGTTAAATAAGCGACTGATAAGCAATCCGTTGATCGAGAATTTTCTCTCGTTGACTATTTTGCAAGGGATAAATTATCTCTTGCCGTTGATTACAATACCTTATCTTTACAACCATCTAGGAGTAGAACGTTACGGGTTGGTAAATTTTGCAATCTCGTTTATACAATATTTCCTAATTGTAACAGATTTCGGCTTCGGACTATCAGGAACCCGTTATATCGCCGAAAACAGAGACCACAAAGAGGCCATTGATACCTATGTCAATAGTGCAACGTTTTCTCGAATAGGAATTTGTATCATCTCTTTTGCTGTCTTATTGATTTGTTTATTCTTAATTCCTCCTTTAAGACAAGAAAAAGTGTTTTTCTTGTTATTTTTTGGGCAAGTAATCGGAAATATCATGTCCCCTTATTGGTTTTTTCAAGGAATGGAACAAATGAGATTCATCACAATGATGACAGTCATAACAAAAATTCTAAGTTTGACTCCCCTATTCTTCGTGGTAAAAGATAGTGTAGACTATTTTTACATCCCGATCTGTTATAGTGTAGGAAGTATTGGGAGCGGAATCATTTGCCTTTATTTGATGAAAAAGCAATTCGGGGTAAATTTCTTTTTCCCAAAAATAAAAAATATTGTGATCGTAACAAAAGATAGTGCCAACTATTTCCTCTCGCGAATTTCAGTTTCTATGTTTACAAATACCAACACTTTTGTTCTAGGATTAGTTTTAGGTAACACTATTGTCGGTTACTACTCTTTAGCGGATAAAGTTTACCAAGCACTGACAGGGATTTACCAACCCTTAGTAGCTGCAATATTTCCTTATATGACAAAAAATAAACGAATTACTCTTTTCAAAAAGATTTTCATTTGGTCGAATTTAGCCAACATTTGCCTAGTAGTGATCGTTGCACTAGGAATATCGGATATTATGCATTTACTATTTCGAAACGTAGATGAATCTAGTGTGAAGGTTATGCATATTTTTCTCTTCGCTTGTTTAGTTGCTTTACCCAATACTCTACTAGGATATCCTTTTTTGGCAGCATTGGGACACCCCAATTTCACAAACTATTCATTAGTTGGAGTTTCATTGATGCACATCGTAATAATAGTTTGTTTATGGACTTGCGGATGGATATCTATTTATAGTGTAGCTTGGGTCGTGGTAATAACAGAAACATCATTATTATTCATTAGAGCTTGGGGTGGATATAAATATCAACTTTACGGACAAAGTATAATAAAAAAACAATGA
- a CDS encoding CDP-alcohol phosphatidyltransferase family protein, with protein MNLSYKEIRTYSPMGRWNSRSVADWLCMPLSPFFSTKFVKWQLRPNTITLFMIFFGIVGSLFFALPKWEFKVLGIICYYLWYIMDCSDGEVARITKQFSTYGRDMDYWAHLTCHPLMNLALWYSYWQLDRYHEWLLAFIFIVFISMEFQHRALLTFQAYHRKETGTESVDNPSVLRYIFRQMYQYPNFILLFPFVFLLEYLTEFPTFYLLAGWCLFFVVGVGQALLRMIAFCYKG; from the coding sequence ATGAACTTAAGTTATAAAGAAATACGAACTTATTCTCCTATGGGGAGGTGGAATTCCAGGTCTGTAGCAGATTGGCTTTGCATGCCTCTCTCGCCCTTTTTTTCAACAAAATTCGTAAAGTGGCAATTAAGACCAAATACAATCACGTTATTCATGATTTTCTTCGGAATCGTGGGATCTCTATTTTTTGCCTTACCTAAGTGGGAATTTAAAGTTTTAGGAATCATCTGTTATTATTTATGGTATATAATGGATTGTAGTGATGGAGAGGTAGCTAGAATCACAAAACAATTCTCAACATACGGACGAGATATGGATTACTGGGCTCATCTAACCTGCCACCCGTTAATGAATTTGGCACTTTGGTATTCCTATTGGCAACTCGATAGATATCATGAGTGGTTATTAGCGTTCATTTTCATTGTATTTATTTCTATGGAATTTCAACATAGAGCGTTGTTAACATTCCAAGCTTATCATCGAAAAGAAACAGGAACTGAAAGTGTTGACAACCCTTCTGTGCTTCGATACATTTTCCGACAAATGTATCAATATCCAAATTTCATTTTATTATTTCCATTTGTCTTTTTATTAGAATATCTCACAGAATTTCCCACGTTCTATTTACTTGCAGGGTGGTGCTTATTTTTTGTTGTAGGAGTAGGACAAGCTTTATTGAGAATGATTGCATTTTGTTATAAGGGCTAA